One window from the genome of Novipirellula caenicola encodes:
- a CDS encoding copper oxidase: MPSNEDRRQFLKVGSLAAAGGLLAGAANAQSPMDPKPMPMSDGHAGHANHSEKPHPQVPAGSDVKAEMDGFSRFKPSRGNDPDSDYYLGKLMPGFRSAAAGPAPFVAPDLEKLPWKMVRGAKEFHLVPMAVEREFLPGYKMNVYGYNGSMPGPTIEVNQGDRVRIVVTNELPEATTTHWHGFELPVQYDGSETLTQNPIEPGKSFVYEFDVHEEGTFFYHAHVPMQEAFGSVGWFIVHPRKVFDPPVDRDFGLIFQNFFIEPTQTIADSWRMDWNWHTINGRSGPYTTPLVVKHGERVRIRLLDFSPMQHHPIHLHGHTFWVTGHEGARIPKSAWIPRNTELVGIAQASNFEFIANNPGDWMFHCHMVHHMMNHMTRQVGPRIRKGVSVDRYLANYSNRPRVDATRDDPGFDTPGYPQEMKSMNMSDAMMDTIWSRREVQGMRAMWPMSIMGLMTALRVLPEDLYHKVIETDEEIPKGSIFEEIVRRFGDPSTYQSGHNRGMHGMEM, translated from the coding sequence ATGCCCAGTAACGAAGATCGTCGCCAATTCTTGAAAGTCGGATCGCTGGCAGCCGCCGGCGGACTGTTGGCGGGCGCTGCCAACGCCCAATCACCGATGGACCCAAAACCGATGCCGATGTCCGACGGACATGCCGGGCACGCCAATCACTCGGAAAAGCCTCATCCCCAAGTCCCTGCGGGCTCGGATGTCAAAGCGGAAATGGATGGCTTTTCTCGCTTCAAACCCAGTCGCGGTAACGATCCCGATTCGGATTATTACCTTGGCAAATTGATGCCAGGCTTTCGCAGTGCCGCGGCGGGTCCGGCTCCGTTCGTCGCACCGGATCTTGAAAAATTGCCATGGAAAATGGTGCGGGGTGCAAAAGAATTTCACTTGGTGCCGATGGCGGTCGAGCGAGAGTTTCTGCCTGGCTACAAGATGAATGTCTACGGCTACAACGGCAGCATGCCAGGCCCTACGATCGAAGTGAACCAGGGCGATCGGGTGCGGATCGTGGTAACCAATGAACTGCCCGAAGCCACGACAACGCACTGGCACGGATTCGAGTTGCCGGTCCAGTACGATGGCAGCGAAACGTTGACTCAGAATCCGATCGAACCGGGCAAATCATTCGTCTACGAATTCGATGTGCACGAAGAGGGGACGTTCTTTTATCATGCTCACGTCCCCATGCAAGAAGCGTTTGGAAGCGTTGGTTGGTTTATCGTGCACCCTCGCAAAGTGTTCGATCCGCCGGTGGATCGCGACTTTGGCTTGATCTTTCAAAACTTCTTTATCGAGCCGACTCAAACCATTGCTGACAGTTGGCGGATGGATTGGAATTGGCACACGATCAATGGCCGCAGCGGTCCCTACACCACACCACTGGTCGTCAAACATGGCGAACGAGTTCGGATTCGCTTGCTCGACTTTTCTCCGATGCAACATCATCCGATTCATTTGCATGGGCATACGTTTTGGGTGACGGGACACGAAGGGGCTCGGATTCCCAAATCGGCCTGGATCCCTCGTAACACCGAGTTGGTGGGGATTGCCCAAGCATCGAATTTTGAGTTCATCGCCAACAACCCAGGCGACTGGATGTTCCACTGTCATATGGTTCACCACATGATGAATCACATGACGCGGCAAGTTGGCCCCCGGATTCGCAAGGGCGTTTCGGTCGACCGCTATTTGGCGAACTATTCCAACCGCCCCCGCGTGGATGCGACTCGCGATGATCCCGGGTTCGACACCCCTGGTTATCCGCAAGAAATGAAAAGCATGAATATGTCCGATGCGATGATGGACACGATCTGGAGTCGTCGCGAAGTCCAAGGCATGCGGGCGATGTGGCCAATGTCGATCATGGGGCTAATGACTGCACTCCGAGTGCTGCCGGAGGATCTCTATCACAAGGTGATAGAGACCGACGAAGAGATCCCCAAAGGAAGTATATTCGAGGAAATCGTGCGACGCTTTGGTGACCCATCAACCTACCAATCCGGGCACAATCGGGGGATGCACGGCATGGAGATGTAG
- a CDS encoding metal-sensitive transcriptional regulator, translating into MLDDEEKKKLANRLRRVVGQVEAVSRMIEEDQYCVDILMQLSAATGALGKVGQIVLEQHLKRCVTEAIENGNPADRDEKLEELIKLFRKYAGVID; encoded by the coding sequence ATGCTTGATGACGAAGAAAAAAAGAAGTTAGCCAATCGCCTTCGGCGGGTCGTGGGACAAGTCGAAGCGGTGTCGCGGATGATCGAAGAAGATCAGTACTGTGTCGATATTTTGATGCAATTGTCCGCCGCCACCGGCGCGTTAGGCAAAGTGGGACAAATCGTGCTCGAACAGCATTTGAAAAGATGTGTCACCGAGGCCATCGAAAATGGAAACCCAGCAGATCGAGACGAGAAGCTGGAAGAATTGATCAAGCTGTTCCGCAAATACGCAGGGGTCATCGATTAG